gaaaaataacaaaattaatttaccaatattttatttttataaataattcatggtttgtataataaattgagTTATTTCGGAACGGACGCGGCGCCACCAGCCGGCACGATTTCCATAAGCGGTTCTCCGTCAGGCGATGAAACTGAAAATAACtctatcaaatttcaattttctaaccGTAAAAGGCACCGCTCTCACTCCCCAATTTCTGATAAACCGAATAAACGATAACTCGTGGCAaggttttgtttaaatatcgttaaatgtaaaataatacgACGGTCTCTGTTAGAGTCGGCGACGCTAGACCCCGCCCACAACCACCCTCGTCCAATGGGATCGTCGCTGGGTGGCGCGcgcgaaaatttataaatatttttggcgGTTAACATCAGTTGCACGCGGTAGACGAGACGGTGCGGACGTTGTGAGCGCGTGTGGCATCGTTGCCGTTAGTTAATGCTGAATTAAAAGACCGGTATTTGGGGTGTTGAGGACTGTGTTAAGTGTGAATTGAAGCTTGTGGGGTGTCGCGAACAGCGGGCCCCGATGGAATTGCATACGCCAAAGCGAGAGTCGCGGGCCCTAGGCCTTCAGGACGGGCTTCCTTGCAGCCCGCCGATGTGCGACACGATGCTCTACCCCTGGAACTGGGGCGAGGAGGCGAGGAACGTGAACCTCAGCCCCGGAAGCTCGTGCTCGTCCCCGGAATACCGGGATCGCGGCGTCGCAGCCGTGCGAGGCAACGCCGGAACCGGCGTAAACGAGAACGGGAACGCCGACAGTACAGGCGCCGGTACACGTTCCTCATCATCGGAGAGTCATCGCCGAGGGCGGCCGAGAGCCGATGCCCTAACGAACCTGATGATGCAAGGCAGCACGTCACCGAGCAGCATCAAGTGCACCTTCTGCAACAGGGTCTTCCCGAGGGAGAAGAGTCTCCAGGCGCACCTGCGCACTCacacaggtataataatacaccgGGCGGAGAGACGCCACCGGCAGAGTACGCTGTGTGCTTAAATATACTATACCTAACTTCACGTATACGCGTTCCCTCGTCGGACTTCACGTGTGCATGGCGAGTGGATCGGTCAGGGACGCTTTGGGAGGGGGGTGACTTTGGTTGCCTGCCTGCCTTCCCTTCTCCCTGCGGACCAACCGTCGTTCGGTTTGCCGTTGGCGTCACGCGTACACCGAAACGAATTAAATCCTACCGGCGTACGCGTCACGTAAACGTAACATGCGAAGGAGCTGGCTCAGCGCAACGAACCTTCCTTCTTTCCCTCCCGCTTTTCGCCACTTGCCGAAGTACATGATTCAGACTTTTCTTAAGTCGCAATTGCGTTTTGtttctcctttctctctttgATTTATCTTTATCCCCTTGCCCTTTAGCGCTCGGCCATTCGTATTTTTTCTCGCACCCTCTCGCCCTCCCCCTCatcctttctctttctctctcttggTGTGATATACTCTCACTTTCTGGCTCCTTCTTCACAGAGCTTGAAAGATCGAACGCTCTCAAGATGTCCgtccttttttcttctacttctttGTCCTGATACAATGTAGCAAAGACATATGCATTTACAGAACAAAGGTGGATGGAGAGAGATGAAAGTCGTAGAAAAATGTTTAGGGAGCAACTGTTAAGTCACGTTTTGCACCGGAAATCTGTCGTTCAGTAATGACTGACCGTTGTCAACTGTGTCTATTAACAGGTGGAAACAAGGCGGTTAGAATGGAAAAAACAACAGGTTTCGAAATCTAAACGGGAAAGAGAGATTTCATCTCTATCACTATTTTCAAGTGATTGTAGGTCACCTTTGCTTCACCACCTGTTGTCAATATGGCCATAAATTGTGAGCATACGGACAAATGTAGGGAAATTGATATAAACGTCGCCAAGATGGGTGTAGACTGAGTGTGTGTATagagtttcgaaaaataatttgataccTAATTTGACCGATTCTCAACTCACATCCCGATACTCATGATATCAAgtttaataatattgaaacatTACAATGAATATATTagtatttatcgaataatATGGAAAATTGGTATCATTGACAGAGAAAGCCTGGGATTCTATCATGTAACTTTTGTCAGCAGAGGTTTTCACATGGGATGATAAAAGTTGCCTAATACATTCcttgaaaaattcagagaaTTGAGATTAAAGTCCTTTGACAATTCTTTTTCGTCTGCCTTCAACACACAAAcaagtgaaaataatgaagATCAATTTCTCATACTAGATTATCTTCTCtaacatcaaaatttcaaataaatgtaGCGTAGTTGACTATATATCCTGAGTCCACTAAAAAtagcaaatattttatttgtttcctTTTAATATGTTCAAGGAGAACGACCTTATCCTTGTGATTATCCGGGTTGCACAAAAGCCTTCACGCAATCCGGGCAGTTGAAAACACACCAGCGTCTTCACACAGGAGAGAAACCATTTCTGTGTACGGAATCTGGATGCGAAATGAGGTTTACTCATGCGAATCGGCATTGTCCGGATCATCCCTATGCGACGTTGACGAGATCCGATGACTTTGTGCTCAAgccggtaaccggaaatacaGATCTGCCTCACGACGTCACACGATGGTTAGAGCGATACAAAATGTCAAGGGAAAGGGAGGATAGAACGCCAACTGGAAAGAGTGAGCGTAAGAAAAAGGCGTGGAAGTGCAGTATGGACAATCATAAGAGGACAAAATCCAGAAAAGGCCTGATGATGGACGCTACTGGTGAACAAGAAAATGTGGAGCGAAAAATTCAGTCCAGTCAAAGGCTCTACTGTGGGGAAAGCCAAGACAGCCAAGAGGAAAGCCAGGATGAGGATCCGGTGGAAGCCTGTGCCATGCTTCAGATATCCGAAGACGAAGAGTCGACTCAGACGAGCAAACTCCCCATAACTCCGGTTCGCAGATCACTGGACAGACTCCAGCCAAAGAAACGCTGGCTAAGAGAAGCCTGCCTTGAACAACAGCTCGCAAAGCCGCTAAGATGGGATCCGCCATCAAATGGTCAGCAAAACTCTGACTCTGCTCAACTGGACATTGAGATTGCCCAGGGCCAGTTCGGCACCTCATGGAACGAAGGTTCTTGCATCACAGAGCAGACTTCAGATTCAAGTCTGAGCACATTCAACGACACGTGCTACAAGTCTGAGACGGAGATATTGGACTCTGTATCTCTGGGGTCTAATCCTAACTCAGATATATCCTGGGATTTATCCATCAAAGTGCCTCCCATTGACAACGAAGTTACTGTGGAAAATTGCTCGGCCGAGATCGGCTTCGGTGACAATTCTACCTCCGTCAATCAGCACTGCTGGGATTCACTGGCACGCGAGATTCTGCCCAACAACAATACCAAAGCATTTAATGTCTCTCCGATAGCTGCGAGTTCGCACTGGGCCTTGACAAACTCGTTATTCGAGGAGCAACTTCCTCAGTCGAATTTTACGCCAGTCAAGAATAATCCTAATCAACGCTCTGCTGCGTCTGCGCTGTCCTGCACCAGGGAAAACGAGAGGAGACCTACGGTCCTGATGCTGGCTAGAAGCTGCGCCAACCCTGGTGTCAAGGAAGCTGCCCCAAACAACAAGACTGCAATGAATCAGGACAATG
The Neodiprion fabricii isolate iyNeoFabr1 chromosome 5, iyNeoFabr1.1, whole genome shotgun sequence genome window above contains:
- the LOC124182568 gene encoding uncharacterized protein LOC124182568 isoform X1; amino-acid sequence: MELHTPKRESRALGLQDGLPCSPPMCDTMLYPWNWGEEARNVNLSPGSSCSSPEYRDRGVAAVRGNAGTGVNENGNADSTGAGTRSSSSESHRRGRPRADALTNLMMQGSTSPSSIKCTFCNRVFPREKSLQAHLRTHTGERPYPCDYPGCTKAFTQSGQLKTHQRLHTGEKPFLCTESGCEMRFTHANRHCPDHPYATLTRSDDFVLKPVTGNTDLPHDVTRWLERYKMSREREDRTPTGKSERKKKAWKCSMDNHKRTKSRKGLMMDATGEQENVERKIQSSQRLYCGESQDSQEESQDEDPVEACAMLQISEDEESTQTSKLPITPVRRSLDRLQPKKRWLREACLEQQLAKPLRWDPPSNGQQNSDSAQLDIEIAQGQFGTSWNEGSCITEQTSDSSLSTFNDTCYKSETEILDSVSLGSNPNSDISWDLSIKVPPIDNEVTVENCSAEIGFGDNSTSVNQHCWDSLAREILPNNNTKAFNVSPIAASSHWALTNSLFEEQLPQSNFTPVKNNPNQRSAASALSCTRENERRPTVLMLARSCANPGVKEAAPNNKTAMNQDNVNERTGAKVVVIKQEMHQQDNLIPEDNQKWLGALALMELAKTQQEAARVLELNNETRSLVLPANKQYTHL
- the LOC124182568 gene encoding uncharacterized protein LOC124182568 isoform X2 yields the protein MTDRCQLCLLTGGNKAVRMEKTTGERPYPCDYPGCTKAFTQSGQLKTHQRLHTGEKPFLCTESGCEMRFTHANRHCPDHPYATLTRSDDFVLKPVTGNTDLPHDVTRWLERYKMSREREDRTPTGKSERKKKAWKCSMDNHKRTKSRKGLMMDATGEQENVERKIQSSQRLYCGESQDSQEESQDEDPVEACAMLQISEDEESTQTSKLPITPVRRSLDRLQPKKRWLREACLEQQLAKPLRWDPPSNGQQNSDSAQLDIEIAQGQFGTSWNEGSCITEQTSDSSLSTFNDTCYKSETEILDSVSLGSNPNSDISWDLSIKVPPIDNEVTVENCSAEIGFGDNSTSVNQHCWDSLAREILPNNNTKAFNVSPIAASSHWALTNSLFEEQLPQSNFTPVKNNPNQRSAASALSCTRENERRPTVLMLARSCANPGVKEAAPNNKTAMNQDNVNERTGAKVVVIKQEMHQQDNLIPEDNQKWLGALALMELAKTQQEAARVLELNNETRSLVLPANKQYTHL